ATCCGCGACGACAGCCAGTACACCCGCGACCTGCACAACATCGAGCGGGTCGAGGTGCTCAAGGGCCCGGCGGCGGTGCTCTATGGCCGTGGCAGCCAGGGCGGCATCGTCAATCGGGTGAGCAAGGCGCCGGAGCACGGACGCCGCTCGAGCATCGAGGCACAAGGCGGCAGCCAGGACCTGCGCAGCCTGTACGCCGACCTCAGCGCCGACCCCAGCGATACCCTCAGTCTGCGCCTGAACCTGGGCAACGAGGACAAGAACAGCTTCCGCGACGGCATCGACGGCAACCACCGCCAACTGTTCGCACCGTCCATGAGCTGGCAGATCACCCCCGAGCTGAACTGGCTGGTGCAGTACGAATACAGCCGCTATGACCGCACCCCCGATCGCGGCATCCCCGGCAACCCGCTCACCGGACGCCCGACCGACGTCAGCCGCAAGACCACTTATGGCGACACCCAGCGCGACTACATCAACGACCGCGCCGAATCGCTGCGCTCGCGCCTGAACTACGAGCTGAACGACCAGTGGCAACTGCGCCACACCTTCAGTCTGTTCACCCTGGAAAGCGACTTCGACAACACCTACCTGACCGCCTACCGCCCCGCCACGGGGTTGGTGGACCGCCAGCGCTGGCAACAGGACCTGAGCACCCGCAACCTGTACAACACCGTCGAACTGGAAGGCCATGTAGAGACCTTCGGCCTTGAGCACACCCTGCTGGTTGGCCTGGAAATGGGCGAACAGCGCCGCAACTCGCTGCTGCACCAGGGCGTTGGTGTGCCTTCGGTGCCCCTGCAGGGCGCAACGGCCCGCCAGCAGCACAATGGCACCATGCGGGTGTCCAGCAACAACCACACCGATGTCGAGAGCACCGGGATCTACCTGCAGGACCAGATCCGCCTCAACGACCAGTGGCAACTGCTGGCAGGCGTACGCTTCGACCAGTTCGAGGTGGATACCACCAACAAGCTGCGCAACCTCTCGGAAAAACAGAAGGACAACAGCTTCAGTCCACGCATCGGCGTGGTGTACACGCCCTGGCAAGATCACTCCTTCTATGCCTCCTGGAGCAAGACGTACTCCCCTGTCGGTGGTGGCCTGATCGGCATCACCCCAGGCGCTGCCGGCAACACCAACCAGACCGACCCGGAGCAGACCCGGCAGAAGGAGATCGGGGTCAAGAGCGAGTGGTTCGACGAACGCCTGAGCACCACCCTGGCGATCTACGAACTGGAACTTTACAACCGCCGTACCCGCGACCCGATCATCCCGGACCTGATCCAGCTCAGCGGCCTGCAACGCTCGCGCGGCATCGAGCTGACCGCCACCGGCAACGTCGTGGGCAACTGGTATGTGCGCGGCGGCATCGGCCTGCAGGACGCGACCATCGTCAAGGACAACAACGGCCAGCAAGGCAACCGCATCAACGATGTGGCCAAGCGCAACGCCAGCCTGTTCGTCACCTGGAAGCCGGAGCTTGGCTGGTACGCCGAAACCGGCCTGACCCTGGTCGGCGACCGCTACGCCGACAACCAGAACACCGTGATCCTGCCGGGCTACGGCCGTTGGGACGCGCTGGCGGGCTATCGCACCCACGACTGGGACGTGCGTGCGGCGCTGAGCAACATCACCGACAAGACCTACTACAGCTCGGCCACGAGCGCGGCGCAGATCCAGGTGGGCGATCCGCGCAGCCTGGTGGTGACCGGGACCTACAGTTTCTGATCGTCAGCGCCCATCAGGCCATTCGGGCCCCAAAACGAAAACGCCACCGCAAAAGCGGTGGCGTTTTTTTCTGCGGCGGGTTCCTTCCCGATCAATGCCAGACAGCCAGCAGAGCTTCGAGCTCTTCCTCGCTGATCAGACCTTGAGGGTATCGCCCATCCAGCAGGCGTCGTGGGTCGGTCGTCCTGACCCGATTGTCTCCATGACGTTTCAACCACTGAGCCAGGATTCTGAGCGATTGGTGACAGGCTGCCGTTGCGGGCAAAGCCGACTCACTTGCTGCGTTCATTTCCTCACGTACTCCCCGGGCCTAGTGAGCGGCTAAGTTACTTCAGACGCGTTACAGATTGGCGTAGGCCCATTCGTCTGAAGCACGAGGAAAAATCAATACAATTGCTGTGCCATGCCGCACGACCGACTATCGCGAGCATAAAAAAACCCGTCGCTCGACGGGTTTTTCATTCATTGGCCGGTCAACGTTTTACCGGCGCCGGCTGCTGCTGGGTCAGGCAGTGGATATTGCCACCGCCAAGCAGCAGCTCACGCCCCGGGATCATCACCACTTCGTGATCCGGGAAGACCTTGGCCAGGATCGCTCTGGCCTGCGCATCGGCCGGGTCGTCGAAGCTCGGGGCGATGATGCCGCCGTTGACGATCAGGAAGTTCACATAGGAACCGGCCAGGCGTACCGAAGGATCGCGCTCCTGGCTGCCCACCACGTGATCGACGCCGTCGCATTCTGCCTGGGTGGCATACAGCGGGCCCGGGATCGGCATCTTGTGCACCACGAACTCGCGCCCCTTGGCGTCACGGGTGTTTTTCAGCACCTCGTAGGCGGCGTGGCAACGCGCGTAGTTGGGGTCATTGGAATCATCGGTCCAGGCCAGTAACACTTCGCCGGGGCTGACGTAACAGCAGAAGTTGTCGACGTGGCCATCGGTTTCGTCGTTGTACAGGCCATCCGGCAGCCAGACGATGGTCTCCACCGCCAGGTGCTCGCGCAGGATCTCCTCGATCTGCTCGCGGTTCAGGTGCGGGTTGCGGTTGCGGTTGAGCAGGCATTCCTCGGTGGTGATCAGGGTGCCTTCGCCGTCGACATGGATCGAACCGCCCTCGAGCACGAAGCCCTCGGTGTGGTAGCGCTGCACACGCTCCATTTCCATGACCTTGGCAGCCAACTCCTCGTCGCGGTTCCAGGGGGCGTACAGGCCACCGTCGAAGCCGCCCCAGGCGTTGAAGCCCCAGTCCACGCCACGCACTTCGCCGTGGTCGTTGATGACGAAGGTCGGACCGGTGTCACGCACCCAAGCATCGTCGTTGCTGATCTCGACCACACGGATGTTCGGCAGGTCGAGCTGGCGACGGGCGTTCGCGTACTGGCCGGCGGACACCGCCACGGTAACCGGCTCGAAACGGGCGATAGCCTTGGCCAGGGTCACGTGCGCGGCCTGCGCCGGCTTGCCACCCAGGCGCCAGTTGTCCGGGCGCTCCGGCCAGACCATCCACACCTGGGTTTGCGGGGCCCACTCGGCGGGCATGTGGAAACCGTCGGCGCGGGGGGTCGAGTTGAGCGTTTTCATCGATGACCTCTAATGGCAACTGTCGGTGGTCCGGGGCCCGCTACGCGCGCCTTTCGCGACGCAAGGCCGCTCCCACAGGTCGAACGCTATCCCTGTAGAAGCGGCCTTGCGTCGCGAAAGGACCGCAAAGCGGTCCCGGCTGTTCAATGGCGAACACTTATATCCGATAAATATCGACTTTTAAAGCAAGTCACGAGACCGTTTTCGCATAAGGCGCCATTGAAAATCGATAAGAATCGATTTTATAAGCCCTCACCTAGAATCCGCTCCACGCAGTCGACAAAGTAGTCCACGCTCGCCCGCGTGGTGCACATCGGCGGCTTGATCTTGAGGATGTTCAGGTAGTCGCCGGTCGGCTGCATGAAGATCCCCAGCTCGCGCAGGCGATCGCACAGGATCATGGTCTCCTCGGTCGCCGGCTCCAGGGTCTGGCGATCGCGCACCAGTTCCAGCCCCAGGTAGAACCCGGAACCGTGGGCGGCGCCAGCTAGCGGATATTTATCGACCAACGCCTGCAGGCGTGCCTTGAAGTGGCGGCCGACGTCACGGGCGTTGTCCCACAGTCCTTCGTCGCGCATCACATCCAGCACCGCCATGCCGATGCGGCAACTGACCGGGCTGCCCCCGGCCGAGGAGAAGAAGTAGCCCTCGGCCTCCAACGCCTCGGCGATCTCGCGCCGGGTGATCACCGCGCCCAGCGGCTGGCCGTTGCCCATGCCCTTGGCCATGGTGATGATATCCGGTACCACGCCCTGCTCCTCGAAACCCCAGAAGTACTCACCCAGGCGCCCATAGCCGACCTGCACCTCGTCGGCGATGCACACCCCGCCGCGCTGTCGCACTTTGGCATAGGCCTCGCGCAAGTAGCCCGGCGGCAACGAGATGCCCCCGGCGTTACCGTACACCGGCTCGCAGATCATCCCGGCCAGCTGGCGGCCACGGGTGTCGAGGTCGGCCAGCTTGGCATCGACATCGCGCAAGTAGTCGGCGGCACTGTCAGCGCCCCGGTAACGCCCGCGGAAGGTGTTCGGCGCCTCCACCGGGTGCACCCAGTCCGGGCGGGTCTCCAGGGCCTGGGGGTTGTCGGCGATGGAGGTGGAGATCGCGTCGGTGGCCACCGACCAGCCGTGGTAGGCCTCCAGCACGCTGAGCAGGTCGCGCCCGCCGCTGTAGGCCCAGGCCAGGCGGATCGCCAAGTCGTTGGCTTCGGTGCCGCTGTTGACCAGGAATACCCGGTCGAAGCCTTCCGGAGCCACTTCCAGCAGACGCTCGGAGAACTCGGCAATGGCCGCGTAGTGGAAGCGCGAGTTGGTGTTGACCAGCGACCACTGGCGCGCCGACTCGGCGACCATGCGCGGATGGCCATGGCCGAGCACCGCGACGTTGTTGAGCATGTCCAGGTACGAACGGCCCTGCATGTCGATCAGGTAGTTGCGCCAGCCGCGCTCGATGTGCGGCGGCTGGGCGTAGTAATGCTTCTGCGAGCGGGCGAAACTGGCATCGCGTCGGGCCAGCAGGGCCTGTGGGTCGGCCAGTGGTTCGGCATCGCAGTCAAAGCCCAGCAGGGAGCGCGGTGACGGGCACAAGGCCAGCCAGGCTGCGGCGTGGGACGGCGTGGCAAAGAACGGTGGGCGGGTATCGGCATCCAGGCACAGCTGCACACTGAGGAAGCCGCAGGTCGCACCCAGCGCCTGCCCCTTGAGCAGCGCCTGGCCATCGGCCGGCGCCTCTTCCAGGCCGGCGAGCCACAGGCTCCAGTGCGCGGTCCGCAGGCAACCGCGGCCATCTCCGATGCGTTGCCAGACACCGGCCTCGGGAGCTTGCAGCGGGCTGCCGGGCAACAGGTTCAGCTCCACGCCCAGGGCACAGGTGGCCGGCTCTTCAGGCTGATCGATATGGGTTTGAGACAGGCGGTACTGTCCATGGAGGCTGCACGCAGGGCCCGGCTGGGCGGCGAGCATACGCTGGTCGAAGCCCGGTTGCTCCCAGTTGCCCGCTTCGCAGAGGGGGCTGAGCACGCCCAGGTCGACCCGGGCGACCGGCTGCCCGGCAAGGCTCGGCAGCAACGCGACGCAACCGCTCATGTCCGGCATCACGGGCACCTGGCCCGCCGCGTTCAGGATCGCCGCCTCCATCAACGCGGCGGGTACGGAGCAGGCGGTATCGAAGATCTCCCATTCATGGGCGATGTTGTCGCGGGTGTACTGGTTGTCCGGATCGACCGCCAGCTGCTGTTCGCTGCTGAGCACCAGCACCGCGGCGCGGTTCAGCACCAGCGGCCACAAGGCACGCAGCTCCGCCTCCTGCAGCGGATTCGCCGCGTGGTAGGCGCTGATCGCCGGCAGGATGCGCAACGGGTCGCCCTCGGCGTGGTGCAGCAGGGCCGCGCAGGTCACCGACAGATCGGCGATACGCCAGGTCCGCAGCAGGTCGCCGAAGTCGATGACACCCTGCACCTGCCATTGGCGCTGGTCGTCGCGGGCCCAGACCACGTTGTCGTCGGTGATGTCCAAGTGCACGGCCTGGACCGGCAATTGCCCGACCAGCGGTTGCAGGCGAGCGGCCGCCAACCGTGCGACCTGTACCACCTGCTCGCGACGCTGGATATCCTGCAACACCGGCAACAGGTGCTCGATCAGCACCGAGGCGTGCCGTGGATCCCACTGCAGGGTACGCTCAAGGCCCGGGTGGTCGAAGCCGGCCAGCGCCTTGTCGACCTCGGCGCAGAGCGTGCCGAGCTCGGCCATCACCCGCGCCGGCAGGTGTCCCAGGCGGGTCAGAGGCTGACCATCGATATAATCGAGCAGACGGGCGCGCAATGGTTGGCCATCGATCTCGAGTTCCAGCAGCGGCTCACCCGTGTTCGCCGGGCGCACCACCGGCACCGGCACGCCTTGCCCACGCAGAAACGCCAGGGCCGCATGCTGCGCCTGCAGTTCGATCGCCGCATAGCTGCCATGACAGACCTTGAGCACGAACCGCCCCTGAACGCTGTCCACGCGAAAATTGAGGTCCTGCTGGCTGCCTAGCGCCTGCAGGCTGCCTTGCAGATCGTAATGCGAGCGCAACAAGGCATGAGCATGGGCCTCGCCGAGGGAGGGGCCGGGCTGGCTGGAACGCTGGATCAGGGTACTCAGGGGCATGGACGGGAACCTCGTTTTTTGTCGCCTATATCGCCATCGCGGCTGCCGATAAGCAAGTGGCATCCCTGCACAGACGACAGGCCGTCCTGCATTCACGACTTGCCACAAGCGATGCCAGCCAACAAGCTACGCTCCTGGCAATACGCTTTCCAAACAGGCACCCGTACATGCGCATTCTCGTCACCGGCGGCGCCGGTTTCATCGGCTCGGCCCTGGTTCGTCACCTGATCGATCACACCGATCATGAGGTGCTCAACCTCGACAAGTTGACCTACGCGGGCAACTTGCAATCGCTGCTGCGAGTCGCCGGCAACAGCCGCTATGAATTCGTCCAGGCCGATATCGCCGACCAGGCGAGTGTCAGCGCCGTGCTTGCCAGGTTCCAGCCAGACGCAATCATGCACCTGGCCGCGGAGTCGCATGTCGACCGCTCCATCGACGACTCTGCGGACTTCATCCAGACCAACATCGTCGGCACCTACAGCCTGCTGGAGGCCACCCGCGTCTACTGGAGCACACTGAACGAACAGGCCCGCGGAGCGTTCCGCTTCCATCATGTCTCCACCGACGAGGTCTTCGGCGACCTGCAAGGCACCCACGACCTGTTCGATGAAAACACCCCGTACGCGCCCAGCTCCCCCTACTCAGCGAGCAAGGCGGCAGCCGATCATCTGGTGCGCGCCTGGCACCGCACCTATGGCCTGCCGACAGTGATCAGCAACTGTTCCAACAACTACGGCCCGTATCACTTCCCCGAAAAGCTGATCCCGTTGACCATCCTCAATGCCCTGGCCGGAAAACCGCTTGCGGTGTACGGCGATGGCCGGCAGGTCCGCGACTGGCTGTATGTCGAGGATCACGTGCGCGCCCTGCTTCAGGTCGTGACCCTGGGTGAAGTCGGCCAGACCTACACCGTCGGCGGCCACAACGAGCAGCGCAACATCGACGTGGTGCATGCCCTGTGCACCCTCCTGGAAGAGTTGGCGCCCGACCATCCGGCCGGCGTGACCCGCTACGCCGACCTGATCACCCACGTCCGCGATCGCCCGGGCCATGACCTGCGGTACGCCATCGATGCCGGCAGGATCGAGCGCGATCTCGGCTGGATGCCCCAAGAGACTTTCGCTTCGGGTCTGCGCAAGACCGTGCAGTGGTACCTGGCCAACCTCGAGTGGTGCCGCCAGGTCCAGGACGGCAGCTATCGGGGCCAGCGCCTGGGCAACGCCGACTTCAAGGGCCTGATCGCATGACCAAGGGTATCGTCCTGGCCGGCGGCACCGGCACCCGCCTGCACCCCATCACCCTCGGCGTCTCCAAGCAGCTGCTGCCAATCTACGACAAGCCGATGATCTACTACCCGATCTCTGTGCTGATGCTCGCCGGCATCCGCGACATCCTGCTGATCTCCACGCCTCAGGACCTGCCGCAGTACCGCCAGTTGTTCGGCGACGGCAACCCGTTCGGGATCCGCATCAGCTATGCCGAACAACCCTCACCCGACGGGCTGGCACAGGCGTTCCTGATCGGTGAATCGTTCATCGGCGACGATGCCGTGTGCCTGATCCTCGGTGACAACATCTTCCACGGCCAGGGCTTCAGCGAACAATTGCAGCGCGCGGTGCAACAGCCCTCGGGCGCCACGGTGTTCGGCTATTGGGTCAAGGACCCGGAGCGCTTCGGCGTGATTGAGTTCGACGCCGATGGCCGAGCGCTGTCGATCGAGGAGAAACCCCTACACCCCAAGTCCAGCTACGTCGTGACCGGCCTGTACTTCTATGACAACGACGTGGTGAACATCGCCAAGGGCATTCGTCCATCAGCCCGCGGCGAACTGGAGATCACCGACATCAACAATGCCTACCTGGCACGCGGCGACCTGCGCGTCGAACGCTTTGGTCGTGGCTTCGCCTGGCTCGACACCGGCACCCACGACAGCCTGCTTGAGGCCTCGCAGTATGTGCAGACCCTCGAACATCGCCAAGGGCTGAAGGTGGCCTGCCTAGAAGAAATCGCTTTCCAGAAGGGCTGGATCAGCCGCGAGCAGGTGCTGGCCAAGGCCTGCGAACTACAAAAAACCGGCTACGGCCAATACCTGAGCCAGCTGGCCGAAGAGTACCCATGAACATCATTGCCACCGCGCTCCCGGAGGTCCTGATCATCGAACCCAAGGTGTTCGGTGACAGCCGAGGGTTCTTCTACGAAAGCTACAACGCCCGCGACTTCGCCCTGCAAACCGGCATCGACACGCCGTTCGTCCAGGACAACCACTCCCGCTCAGGTCAAGGTGTGCTGCGCGGCCTGCACTACCAGTTGCAAAATGCCCAGGGCAAGCTGGTCCGCGTGCTGCAGGGCGAGATCCTGGACGTTGCGGTGGACATCCGCGGCCGCTCGCCGACCCTAGGGCAGTGGGTAGCGGTGAGGCTGTCCGCCGACAACCACCGCCAGCTGTGGCTGCCACCCGGTTTCGCCCATGGCTTCCGGGTTCTGGGCGTGTCGGCCGAGGTGCTCTACAAGACCACCGACTACTACAACCCCGACGCCGAGCAGAGCATTCGCTGGGACGACCCTCAACTGGCCATCGACTGGCAGCTGGACGGCCTGCAACCATTGCTGTCGGCCAAGGACCAGGCCGCCACATCATTTGCCGATGCGCAGCTGTTCCCATGAGGATCCTCGTCTGTGGCCGCCATGGCCAGGTCGCGCTGGCACTCCAGGACGCCCTGAGCGGCCTGGGTGATGTGCAGCGGGTCGGTCGCGACGGGCTCGACCTGGCTCACCCGGAACAACTGCGCGCCACGCTGCGCCAGATTGCCCCGGCGCTGATCATCAACGCCGCCGCCTACACCGCGGTCGACCAGGCTGAAAGCGAGACGCGGCAAGCCTACACCATCAACGCCGAAGCACCCCGGGTGCTGGCCGAAGAAGCCGCACGGCTCGGCGCACCGCTAATCCACTACTCCACCGACTATGTCTTCGACGGCAGCAAGTCAGCCCCCTACGACGAAGACGACACCCCCAGCCCGCTGAGTGTCTATGGCCGCAGCAAGCTGGCAGGTGAACTGGCCATCACCGCTGTCGCCGGGGAGCACCTGATCCTGCGCACCAGCTGGATCTATTCGCTGCATGGGCGTAATTTCCTGCTGACCATGCAGCGCCTGCTTCAGCAACGCGCTCAACTGAAAGTGGTGGACGACCAGGTCGGCGCACCGACCTGGGCAGCCACCATTGCCGCCAGTACGCGTGCATTGATCGAGCGCTGGCAGAGCGGCCAGGCCGGCGCCTGGGGCACTTACCACCTGACCGCCCAGGGTGAAACCTCCTGGTTCGGCTTCGCCCAGGCCATCGGCGAACAGCTCAAGGCCCGCGGCCTGCCCTGCGCCGAACTGCTGCCGATCCCTTCCCGCGACTACCCTACACCGGCAAAGCGACCGCTCAACTCACGCCTGGACTGTTCGCGTCTGGCCCGCGAATGGCAGGTCAGCCAACCGCACTGGCACGATGCACTCATCGACTGCCTCAAGTAGCGCATAATTGCGCCAGACCCTACTGGCGCCCTTATCGTAATGATCCCAAGACCCACGCCTCCCCGCCGCCCCCGCCGCCCCCGCTGGCGCAGCCTGGCCCTGCTGGCGCTGTGCCTGGCCCCGCTGCTGTGGCCATTGCACCACCTGGCCGAGCGCTACTACCAGGACGAGCTGGCGTCGCAGAACCGCCAGACCCTCGACCTCTACGTCGCCAACCTGCTGGGCACCCTGCACCGCTACGAGACCCTGCCGCAAATCCTCGGTGACCTGCCAGCGCTGCGTGGCGTGCTGGCCGACCCGTTTCGTCTCGAGGCGGTGACCAACGCCAACCGCCTGCTCAAACACATCACCCAGCAGACCGGCGCCGAGGTGATGTACCTGATGGATGTCAGCGGCAACACCCTGGCCGCCTCCAACTGGGACAAGCAGGACAGTTTCGTCGGCCGCAATTTCTCGTTCCGCCCCTACTTCATCGAAGCAATGGAAGGCCACCTGGGGCGCTTCTTCGGCCAGGGCACCACCTCGGCCAAGCGCGGCTACTTCTTCGCTGCCGCCGTGCACGACCGCGACAAGGTGATCGGCGTGCTGGTGGTCAAGGTCGACCTCGACCACACCGAGACCCTCTGGGGCCGCACCCCGGAACAATTGCTGCTGACCGACCAGAACGGCGTGGTGGTGCTCACCTCGCGCCCGGACTGGCGGTTCCGCGCCACCCGCGAGCTGACCGCGGCCGAGCGCCAGGCCATCGTCGCCATCCAGCCCTACCCGACCCAGGCGCCACAGCCGCTGACCCTCGACCAGGCCGCCTGGCTGATCCAGACCCGCGACATCAAGGAAACCGGCTGGCAGGTGAGCATCCTTGCCCCGCGCCTGCTGGTCGATCGCTCGGTGCAGACGGTCATGGCCATCGGCGGCGGCGCGCTGCTGGTGACCATGCTCCTGGCCGGCTTGGTGATGCAGCGCCGCCGCCACTACATCGACCGCATCGACTTCGAGGCCCGTGCCCGCCAGGAACTGGAGCACCGCGTGATCGAACGTACCGCCGACCTCGAAGGCCTCAACACCCGGCTCAAGAGCGCGGTGCTCGAACGCGAAAACGCCCAGCAGGAGCTGGTACGCGCCCAGGACGAGCTGGTCCAGGCCGGTAAGCTGTCGGTGCTCGGCACCATGTCGGCGAGCATCAGCCACGAGCTCAACCAGCCGCTGGCGGCCATCCGCAGCTACGCCGAGAATGCCGAGATCCTCCTCGATCATCAGCGCACCGAGGACGTACGCGGCAACCTCAAGCTGATCGGCGAGCTGACCGGGCGCATGGCCTCGATCATCGCCCACCTGCGCGCCTTCGCCCGCCGCGACCAGCACGCACCGGAAAGCGTGGCCCTGCAACCGGCCCTGGACGACGCCCTCGCGCTGCTGGCCAAGCGCCGCCGGGCCATGGCCGTCGAGCTGGTGCGCGACCTGCCGGAAGCCACTCTGTGGGTGCAAGCGGGCGAAACACGCCTGCGCCAGGTGCTGGGCAACCTGCTGGCCAACGCCCTCGATGCCCTCACCGAGAAGGCCAACCCACGCCGGCTGTGGCTGAGTGCCGAACGCCAGGATGACTGCGTCTACCTGTACATCCGCGACAATGGCCCCGGTTTCAGCCGCCAGGCCCTGGAGCATGCCAAGGAGCCGTTCTTCACCACCAAGACCCGCACCCAGGGCCTGGGGCTGGGGCTGGCCATCTGCGAAAGCCTGATGCATGCACTGGGCGGTGAGCTGCTGCTGGGCAACCACCCGGAAGGCGGTGCCCTGCTGACGCTGAAACTGCGCGTGGCCAAGCCTGGCGCCAATCTGCAATCTTCGGAGGACACCTCGGCATGACCGAGACACTGATCGACAGCCGCGCCCAGGTGCTCCTGGTCGACGACGACCCGCACCTGCGCCAGGCGCTGAGCCAGACCCTGGACCTGGCCGGGCTCAAGGTGGTGGCCCTGGCCGACGCCCAGGGTCTGGCCGGGCGCATCGAGGAAGACTGGCCGGGAGTGGTGGTCAGCGATATCCGCATGCCCGGCATCGATGGCCTGCAACTGCTGGAACAACTGCATGCCCGCGACAGCGAACTGCCGGTGCTGCTGATCACCGGCCACGGCGATGTGCCGCTGGCGGTGCAGGCCATGCGCGCCGGGGCCTACGACTTCCTCGAAAAACCCTTCGCCAGCGACGCCCTGCTCGACAGCGTGCGCCGCGCCCTGGCCCTGCGCCGCCTGGTGCTGGACAACCGCAGCCTGCGCCTGGCCCTGAGCGACCGCCAGCAATTGGCCACGCGCCTGGTCGGCCAGTCGCCGGGCATGCAGCGCCTGCGCGAGCAGATCGGCGCCCTCGCCGGCACCCGCGCCGACGTGTTGATCCTCGGTGAGACCGGCGCCGGCAAGGAGGTGGTGGCCCGTGCCCTGCACGACCTGTCGAGCCGCCGCGACGGCCCGTTCGTGGCGATCAACGCCGGCGCCCTGGCCGAGTCTGTGGTCGAGAGCGAGCTGTTCGGCCACGAGCCCGGGGCGTTCACCGGCGCGCAGAAACGCCGGATCGGCAAGTTCGAGTTCGCCAACGGCGGCACGCTGTTCCTCGACGAGATCGAGAGCATGAGCCTGGACGTGCAGGTCAAGCTGCTGCGCCTGCTGCAGGAACGGGTGGTCGAACGCTTGGGCGGCAACCAACTGATCCCGCTGGATATCCGCATCATCGCCGCGACCAAGGAAGACCTGCGCCAGGCCGCCGACCAGGGCCGCTTCCGCGCCGACCTGTACTACCGCCTCAATGTCGCGCCGCTGCGCATCCCCGCGTTGCGCGAGCGCGGCGACGACATCCTCGTGCTGTTCCAGCACTTCGCCGACGCCGCCAGCGAGCGCCACGGCCTGCCGCCCCACAGCCTGCAACCGGCGCAGCGCGCCATGCTCCTGCGCCACGACTGGCCGGGCAATGTGCGCGAACTGCAGAACGCCGCCGAACGCTTCGCCCTGGGCCTGGAGCTAGCCCTCGATGGCCAGGTGCCCATGGCGCC
This window of the Pseudomonas mosselii genome carries:
- a CDS encoding sensor histidine kinase; its protein translation is MIPRPTPPRRPRRPRWRSLALLALCLAPLLWPLHHLAERYYQDELASQNRQTLDLYVANLLGTLHRYETLPQILGDLPALRGVLADPFRLEAVTNANRLLKHITQQTGAEVMYLMDVSGNTLAASNWDKQDSFVGRNFSFRPYFIEAMEGHLGRFFGQGTTSAKRGYFFAAAVHDRDKVIGVLVVKVDLDHTETLWGRTPEQLLLTDQNGVVVLTSRPDWRFRATRELTAAERQAIVAIQPYPTQAPQPLTLDQAAWLIQTRDIKETGWQVSILAPRLLVDRSVQTVMAIGGGALLVTMLLAGLVMQRRRHYIDRIDFEARARQELEHRVIERTADLEGLNTRLKSAVLERENAQQELVRAQDELVQAGKLSVLGTMSASISHELNQPLAAIRSYAENAEILLDHQRTEDVRGNLKLIGELTGRMASIIAHLRAFARRDQHAPESVALQPALDDALALLAKRRRAMAVELVRDLPEATLWVQAGETRLRQVLGNLLANALDALTEKANPRRLWLSAERQDDCVYLYIRDNGPGFSRQALEHAKEPFFTTKTRTQGLGLGLAICESLMHALGGELLLGNHPEGGALLTLKLRVAKPGANLQSSEDTSA
- the rfbC gene encoding dTDP-4-dehydrorhamnose 3,5-epimerase is translated as MNIIATALPEVLIIEPKVFGDSRGFFYESYNARDFALQTGIDTPFVQDNHSRSGQGVLRGLHYQLQNAQGKLVRVLQGEILDVAVDIRGRSPTLGQWVAVRLSADNHRQLWLPPGFAHGFRVLGVSAEVLYKTTDYYNPDAEQSIRWDDPQLAIDWQLDGLQPLLSAKDQAATSFADAQLFP
- the rfbD gene encoding dTDP-4-dehydrorhamnose reductase, producing MRILVCGRHGQVALALQDALSGLGDVQRVGRDGLDLAHPEQLRATLRQIAPALIINAAAYTAVDQAESETRQAYTINAEAPRVLAEEAARLGAPLIHYSTDYVFDGSKSAPYDEDDTPSPLSVYGRSKLAGELAITAVAGEHLILRTSWIYSLHGRNFLLTMQRLLQQRAQLKVVDDQVGAPTWAATIAASTRALIERWQSGQAGAWGTYHLTAQGETSWFGFAQAIGEQLKARGLPCAELLPIPSRDYPTPAKRPLNSRLDCSRLAREWQVSQPHWHDALIDCLK
- a CDS encoding sigma-54-dependent transcriptional regulator, which gives rise to MTETLIDSRAQVLLVDDDPHLRQALSQTLDLAGLKVVALADAQGLAGRIEEDWPGVVVSDIRMPGIDGLQLLEQLHARDSELPVLLITGHGDVPLAVQAMRAGAYDFLEKPFASDALLDSVRRALALRRLVLDNRSLRLALSDRQQLATRLVGQSPGMQRLREQIGALAGTRADVLILGETGAGKEVVARALHDLSSRRDGPFVAINAGALAESVVESELFGHEPGAFTGAQKRRIGKFEFANGGTLFLDEIESMSLDVQVKLLRLLQERVVERLGGNQLIPLDIRIIAATKEDLRQAADQGRFRADLYYRLNVAPLRIPALRERGDDILVLFQHFADAASERHGLPPHSLQPAQRAMLLRHDWPGNVRELQNAAERFALGLELALDGQVPMAPPDIQVAVPTGNLSEQVEQFERSLIAAELGQPHNSMRSLAEALGIPRKTLHDKLRKHGLSFDGGGGHDDQEENRP